Proteins encoded by one window of Fischerella sp. PCC 9605:
- a CDS encoding HIT family protein, translating to MKKQKNQFSHLTAIERVYLSVPAQFLLDKNLLKGKVLDFGCGFGNDVKLLRQKGFDITGYDPYYFPEYPHDKFDTIICFYVLNVLFPEEQANVLMGVSHLLKPGGKAYYAVRRDIKREGFREHYIHKKPTYQCIVKLPFQSIHLDESYEIYEYRHYNLQRNSSLHCIFCNPYQNLTILTESATAYAMFDGYPVSKGHVLVVPKRHVSNYFELPFKEQSACWLMVNKVQEILSQEFEPDGFNVGMNINREAGQNMMHASIHIIPRYKGDAIGAKGGIRYVIPKRK from the coding sequence ATGAAAAAGCAAAAAAATCAATTTAGCCATCTCACGGCAATAGAAAGAGTTTACCTATCAGTACCTGCACAGTTTTTATTAGATAAGAATTTGCTTAAAGGTAAAGTCTTAGACTTTGGTTGTGGCTTTGGCAATGATGTTAAATTATTGCGACAAAAAGGATTTGATATTACAGGTTACGATCCTTATTATTTCCCGGAATATCCTCATGATAAATTTGACACAATCATTTGCTTTTATGTTTTAAACGTTTTATTCCCTGAAGAACAAGCGAATGTTCTCATGGGAGTATCACACTTATTAAAACCGGGAGGTAAAGCGTATTATGCAGTAAGAAGGGATATAAAAAGAGAAGGATTTAGAGAACATTATATCCACAAAAAACCTACATATCAATGTATTGTCAAACTTCCTTTTCAATCAATTCACTTAGATGAATCTTACGAGATTTACGAGTATAGACATTATAACTTACAGAGGAATTCCTCTCTTCATTGCATATTTTGCAACCCCTATCAAAACCTAACTATACTAACCGAATCAGCAACCGCATATGCTATGTTTGATGGTTATCCTGTAAGTAAAGGTCATGTTTTGGTTGTTCCAAAACGTCATGTTAGTAATTATTTTGAGCTACCGTTTAAAGAGCAATCAGCTTGTTGGCTGATGGTTAACAAAGTGCAAGAAATTCTCAGCCAAGAATTTGAGCCAGACGGTTTTAATGTGGGAATGAACATCAACCGGGAAGCTGGTCAAAATATGATGCACGCCAGTATTCATATTATCCCTCGTTACAAAGGTGATGCTATTGGTGCTAAAGGTGGAATCAGATATGTGATTCCTAAAAGAAAATAG
- a CDS encoding serine hydrolase — translation MSLNFVKYWELGIGFLLLSVTGLAIWQWQTISRILDIFSVLSEGKEWSSRLKTPEDLLAYITAHANDVSLVAYEIGNYANGIFFNADKKRPLASTIKILVLAEYARQVEQGILLADELVNLYDIDIYYLPGTDGNAHPNAVKELRTKGYINTANQIELRHITWAMIRYSDNAATDYLIERLQRKNIENLLVKLSIENQDAPLPIIGQFLSWSNHKFANTASERLQIYQAMQPQEYADEVYHLTDMWRCYQEFRSQATKYIKSKKWLGFPEQKAMAQALNCSGTAREYAQIMEKIYSGLLISQGAVKIMREYLEWAMEFPSNQQELDAFGAKGGSLAGIVTEAWYVKPKNAKNARVFALFLENLPAAVWLHMMQNYIQQEFGYQLLVDEKFFDLVRQRLSVKGTGDW, via the coding sequence ATGAGCTTGAACTTTGTAAAATACTGGGAATTAGGAATTGGCTTTTTGCTACTTTCAGTTACTGGTTTGGCAATTTGGCAATGGCAAACTATATCTCGCATTTTAGATATATTTAGCGTCCTGTCAGAAGGGAAAGAATGGTCATCGCGACTAAAAACCCCTGAAGATTTACTCGCATACATTACTGCTCATGCCAACGATGTTTCGCTAGTTGCCTATGAAATTGGCAATTATGCAAATGGCATTTTTTTCAACGCTGATAAAAAACGTCCCCTTGCTTCGACCATTAAAATTCTCGTACTAGCAGAATATGCTCGCCAAGTAGAGCAGGGAATACTGTTGGCGGATGAGTTAGTAAATCTGTATGATATTGATATTTATTACCTTCCTGGTACTGATGGCAATGCCCATCCTAATGCTGTTAAGGAATTAAGAACAAAGGGATATATAAATACAGCAAATCAAATTGAATTACGACACATTACCTGGGCAATGATTCGTTACAGTGATAACGCTGCAACTGATTACTTAATCGAGCGATTGCAACGGAAAAATATAGAGAACTTACTAGTGAAATTGTCAATAGAAAATCAAGATGCTCCACTGCCAATCATTGGTCAATTTTTAAGCTGGAGTAACCATAAATTTGCCAATACAGCCAGTGAAAGACTGCAAATTTACCAAGCTATGCAACCCCAAGAATATGCAGATGAAGTTTACCATCTGACCGATATGTGGCGCTGTTACCAAGAGTTTCGTTCCCAAGCAACCAAATACATAAAGTCAAAAAAATGGTTGGGTTTTCCAGAGCAAAAAGCGATGGCTCAAGCCTTGAATTGTAGTGGTACAGCCAGAGAGTATGCCCAAATCATGGAAAAAATATATAGTGGTTTATTAATCTCCCAAGGCGCAGTAAAAATTATGCGCGAATACTTGGAATGGGCAATGGAATTTCCTAGTAACCAACAAGAATTAGATGCTTTTGGTGCGAAAGGAGGAAGTTTAGCAGGGATTGTCACTGAAGCTTGGTATGTCAAACCGAAAAATGCAAAAAATGCTAGAGTATTTGCCTTATTCTTGGAAAATCTGCCCGCTGCTGTTTGGTTGCACATGATGCAAAATTATATTCAACAGGAATTTGGATATCAGCTTTTAGTTGACGAAAAATTTTTTGATTTAGTGCGTCAAAGATTGTCAGTAAAAGGGACTGGGGACTGGTGA